The genomic DNA CTTGATCAAAGCCTCCTTGAGCGCGGTCTTGACTTCCTTGATCGCGTCACGACGGGCCAGCTTTTCTTTGACCGAGAAGGCCTGGGTCAGCTTGCCGTAGGCCAGCTCCCGGACCTTGGCCTCGAGCTCGGCGTCCTTCACCGGCGGCTCGACGACCCGCTTGGGAACGTTGACCAGAGCCTGGAGCTTTTTCTGGGCCTCGATGACCGGCTGAAGCGCTTCATGGCCGGCTTTCAAGGCGGCCAGCACCTCGGCCTCGCTCACCTCGCGGGCGCCGCCCTCGACCATCACGATGGCATCTTGGCTGGCGGCCAAGACGATCTCCATGTCGCTCTCGTCGAGCTGAGCCAGGGTCGGGTTGATGACGATCTGACCGCCGCTGCGAACGATGCGGCAGCCGCCGATCGGGCCCTGGAAGGGTATTTCCGAGATGGTCAGGGCGGTCGAGGCGCCGATGATCGCCAGGGTGTCGGGGTCGCAATCGGCGTCGGCCGAAAGAACGGTGGCGATGACCTGGGTGTCGCAAGCCCAGCCTTCGGGAAAGAGCGGCCGAATCGGCCGGTCGATGAAGCGGCTGGTCAGGGTCTCGCGCTCCGAGAGCTTGCCCTCGCGCTTGAAGAAGCCGCCGGGGATCTTGCCGGCGGCGAAAGTCTTCTCGACGTAATCGACGGTCAGGGGCAGGAAGTCGACTCCCTCGCGGGGGTCGGCGCTGGCGCAGGCCGTGACCAGGACCACGGTGTCGCCGCAGGAGACCAGAACCGCTCCATGGGCTTGCTTGGCCATGCGGCCGGTTTCCAATGTGAGGGTGCGACCCCCGATTTGACATTCGACTCGGTGAAATGTGCTCATTATAGCGCTTCTCCTTACTTAAAAGCGACGAAGCAAGCGCCCTTGAAAAAGGCTCTTGAGACGTCTTGATGCTTCGGGGGAGGCGCCGGCGAAACGGCAACGGTAGGGGGAGAAGAACCAACTGATAATTTAGACACAAGGCCTTGGATCAAGGCCTTCGGCATAAATTATCAGTCTAGAAAACAAATCCCCCCGACCTTTGGGATCGGGGAGCCTTTCCCGAAATACGACAGAACTACTTACGTAAACCTAAATCTCCAATGAGCTTCGAGTACTTGCTTTGATCGTTGCGCTTCAGGTACTCGAGCAAGCGGCGGCGTTGGCCGACCAGCTTGAGCAGGCCCCGGCGGGAGGAATGATCCTTCACGTGGGCCTTGAAATGCTCGGTGAGCGAATCGATTCGGCGAGTGAGCAAAGCGACTTGAACCTCGGGCGAACCGGTGTCGCTGTCTTGGCGCTGGAACTTCCGAATGATATCGCTCTTGTTTTCTCCGTTGGTCATACATCCATCTCTATTGTTAAATTGGGCCAAAAACCCTAGCCGCCATTAT from bacterium includes the following:
- the rpsO gene encoding 30S ribosomal protein S15, producing MTNGENKSDIIRKFQRQDSDTGSPEVQVALLTRRIDSLTEHFKAHVKDHSSRRGLLKLVGQRRRLLEYLKRNDQSKYSKLIGDLGLRK